A single region of the Candidatus Stygibacter australis genome encodes:
- a CDS encoding GntR family transcriptional regulator: protein MRNFDPNVPLFLQVKEDIENMILSGAVQEDEKLPSVREMARDYELNPNTVNSAIGELLNADIIYKKRGIGMFVKQGVKDKLLEQRLESFETEEVETLVQRARMLGMSEVKLVSLISSRYRRED from the coding sequence ATGAGAAATTTTGATCCGAATGTGCCCTTGTTTCTGCAGGTGAAGGAGGACATAGAGAATATGATCCTATCCGGAGCAGTGCAGGAAGACGAGAAGCTGCCTTCTGTGCGGGAAATGGCAAGGGATTATGAGCTCAATCCCAATACCGTTAACAGCGCAATAGGTGAACTATTAAATGCAGATATTATCTATAAAAAGCGAGGAATAGGAATGTTTGTTAAACAAGGAGTGAAAGATAAGCTGCTTGAGCAGCGATTGGAGAGTTTTGAGACAGAAGAAGTAGAGACTCTGGTTCAGAGAGCCAGGATGCTGGGGATGAGTGAGGTAAAACTTGTGAGCCTGATATCCAGCCGATACAGGAGGGAAGACTAA
- a CDS encoding ABC transporter ATP-binding protein codes for MNTIYEINNLTKFYGKFQALDDVNLKIEPGRIIGLLGRNGAGKSTLLRSMLGLLKYEGNINYTGTDIQTLKHHLFEEVAFIPDVNIIDDRLTVRQIIQYMKGIHEHWNEEKFEELMAKSNLPMDKKISKLSKGMKTKLYLLITLSLETRMLLLDEPTLGLDIAFRKEFLNTILGEYFDEERSIIISTHQVEEVEQILQEIIFIDDGRIILHEDVEGLKNKYNLVSVAADQLHILEEKGARQITHTLGQYHGILPIEIEIEGATYHRPGLADLFLAFTGGSHE; via the coding sequence ATGAATACGATTTATGAGATCAATAACTTAACCAAGTTTTATGGTAAGTTTCAGGCCTTAGATGATGTGAATCTAAAAATAGAGCCAGGACGGATCATAGGTTTGCTTGGTAGAAATGGTGCCGGCAAATCGACATTATTGCGTTCCATGCTGGGATTATTAAAATACGAAGGCAATATTAATTATACTGGAACAGATATTCAGACACTGAAACATCATTTATTTGAAGAGGTGGCTTTTATCCCTGATGTAAATATCATCGATGATCGATTGACAGTAAGGCAGATAATCCAATACATGAAAGGGATACATGAACACTGGAATGAAGAAAAGTTTGAAGAGCTGATGGCAAAAAGCAATCTTCCTATGGATAAGAAGATCAGTAAACTATCTAAAGGTATGAAAACCAAGCTTTATTTATTGATAACCCTTTCACTTGAAACGCGAATGCTGCTGCTGGATGAGCCGACTCTGGGGCTTGATATAGCTTTCAGAAAGGAATTTCTGAATACAATTCTGGGAGAATATTTTGATGAAGAAAGGTCAATAATAATATCTACCCATCAAGTTGAAGAAGTTGAGCAGATCCTGCAGGAGATAATATTTATTGATGATGGCAGGATAATTTTACATGAAGATGTGGAAGGGCTTAAAAATAAGTATAACCTGGTATCAGTTGCTGCTGATCAATTGCATATATTGGAGGAAAAGGGAGCACGACAAATAACTCACACTCTGGGTCAATATCATGGTATTTTACCTATAGAAATAGAAATAGAGGGAGCAACATATCATAGACCGGGATTAGCTGATCTTTTCCTGGCATTCACGGGAGGCAGTCATGAATAA